The following proteins are encoded in a genomic region of Syntrophotaleaceae bacterium:
- a CDS encoding ThiF family adenylyltransferase has translation MKHIRVQDQWLIEAIKELDGTCVDELVAKYGLPDQLPKFLEYLSSVCLIEEVSIAQVVNESPYNRVLNFLADYFPSGELINAFERIRNSHVLLVGVGAVGSWIAHLLAQSGVKHLILCDPDIVKAHNLNRSLFVDSDKGKMKTKALGAKLEVIDHGIEVSCFEIMINDVDDLDQVLSRCQTCFDLVINASDYPNVDITSKTISTFCMSHNIPHIIAGGYNLHLSLIGPTIIPKETPCFYCISRRLEGGHPEDFSRVRKLYRPKRNIGNLSPLAGISASFTCFEAIRVLVKSERLRPVMVGRRGEFNFLTSKLNFSEYSRMPDCEWCGSII, from the coding sequence TTGAAACATATCCGGGTGCAAGACCAGTGGTTGATTGAAGCCATTAAGGAACTTGATGGCACATGTGTCGATGAACTAGTTGCGAAATATGGTTTACCTGATCAACTCCCCAAGTTTTTGGAATACCTCAGTTCTGTGTGCCTTATTGAAGAAGTCAGCATTGCTCAGGTAGTCAATGAAAGCCCCTACAATAGAGTTCTAAATTTTTTAGCGGATTACTTCCCTTCGGGTGAACTCATCAATGCATTTGAAAGGATCAGGAATTCCCATGTGCTCTTGGTCGGGGTCGGGGCTGTTGGGAGTTGGATTGCTCATTTGTTGGCCCAGTCTGGCGTGAAGCACTTGATCTTGTGTGACCCCGATATTGTTAAGGCGCACAATTTGAATAGAAGCCTTTTTGTTGATTCTGATAAAGGGAAGATGAAAACAAAGGCGCTGGGCGCCAAATTGGAAGTTATCGATCATGGTATCGAGGTAAGCTGTTTCGAAATAATGATAAATGATGTTGATGATCTTGATCAGGTTTTATCGAGATGTCAAACTTGCTTTGATTTAGTAATTAATGCATCTGATTATCCTAATGTTGATATAACATCGAAAACTATTTCCACTTTCTGTATGAGTCATAATATCCCACACATTATTGCGGGTGGGTACAATTTACATTTGAGTCTAATTGGGCCTACAATCATCCCGAAAGAAACGCCATGCTTCTATTGCATAAGTAGGAGGCTTGAGGGGGGCCATCCTGAGGACTTTTCAAGAGTGAGAAAGTTATATAGGCCTAAAAGGAACATAGGTAATCTCTCTCCATTGGCAGGTATCTCCGCTTCATTTACATGCTTTGAAGCAATAAGGGTTCTTGTGAAATCAGAGCGGCTTCGCCCTGTGATGGTCGGCCGCCGAGGCGAGTTCAACTTTTTAACCTCTAAGTTGAATTTTTCTGAATATTCAAGGATGCCTGATTGTGAATGGTGTGGGAGCATTATTTAG
- a CDS encoding ThiF family adenylyltransferase, with the protein MNPYLRDGIDVYIEDTPDKGLCTIIFVFLSTRKRIQINAKKDFLKVLPLLDGDRKIEEVSSIVELPQQEVAKFVDYLESRNIVTSKNWYLELNFDDSYKCLIEKQLYFLMDMLHSSTDVYEIQKRIRSTRIGIFGLGSIGSWILVELLQMGFELFALFDFKPLAKDSVSRHAFFSEDCVGEFKGDYYKDLAKHVNPNAEVVAKKISISIDSNFTKELSSLDFLINCADEPYVGYTSIALSRFCVAHGKVLFVAGGFDAHLGCFGEMIVPQKTPCSDCYSQYFKASLKDWKPVNHPVKNRAKGFGGLAPLSVFSASTAALSILRYFLNETQFLEAAGGRGEFKFDDYTIDAFEVRRDSNCEVCGDRK; encoded by the coding sequence ATGAATCCATACCTTCGCGACGGCATTGATGTCTACATAGAAGACACTCCTGATAAAGGTCTCTGCACAATTATATTTGTGTTCCTTTCGACTCGAAAAAGAATACAAATCAATGCAAAGAAAGATTTTTTGAAGGTACTTCCACTGTTGGACGGTGATCGAAAAATTGAAGAGGTTTCTAGTATTGTCGAACTCCCACAACAAGAGGTTGCGAAGTTCGTTGATTATCTTGAGTCGCGCAATATTGTCACTTCAAAAAATTGGTATCTCGAACTAAACTTTGATGATAGTTACAAGTGCCTGATTGAGAAGCAACTCTACTTTTTGATGGATATGCTGCATTCATCAACAGATGTGTACGAAATACAAAAGAGGATAAGATCGACTCGGATAGGAATCTTCGGGCTAGGCTCTATAGGAAGCTGGATACTTGTGGAGCTTTTGCAAATGGGATTTGAGCTGTTTGCCTTGTTTGATTTTAAGCCTCTTGCGAAAGATTCCGTTTCAAGGCATGCATTCTTTTCAGAAGATTGTGTCGGAGAGTTTAAAGGTGATTACTACAAAGACCTAGCAAAGCACGTCAATCCCAACGCCGAGGTTGTCGCAAAGAAAATTTCTATAAGTATAGACAGTAATTTCACTAAAGAACTCAGTAGCTTAGACTTCCTTATAAATTGTGCTGATGAGCCTTATGTCGGTTATACAAGCATCGCTCTTTCTCGGTTTTGTGTAGCTCACGGGAAGGTCCTTTTTGTTGCTGGAGGGTTTGATGCTCATCTGGGTTGCTTTGGCGAAATGATTGTTCCGCAGAAAACGCCTTGTTCAGACTGCTATAGCCAATACTTCAAGGCATCACTAAAAGACTGGAAGCCAGTGAATCATCCGGTAAAGAACAGGGCGAAAGGCTTTGGTGGCCTTGCCCCTCTTAGCGTATTTTCTGCCTCGACCGCAGCGTTGTCGATTCTGAGATACTTTCTGAATGAAACTCAGTTTCTAGAGGCGGCAGGTGGCAGAGGGGAATTCAAGTTTGATGACTACACCATCGATGCCTTTGAAGTAAGAAGGGATAGCAATTGCGAGGTATGTGGTGACAGAAAGTAA
- a CDS encoding type II toxin-antitoxin system HipA family toxin, translated as MTRARNEELWVWLDDPAFGPLQRIGTLSRGDRGAIRFAYEPAWLKHAHAFPLDPEIDLFPGEFFPAQSNFGVFMDSCPDRWGQVLMKRREAIEAKEEGRPPKTLGPWDFLLGVQDCTRMGALRFTLPGAPTFLADEALSAPPVARMAELEQVAFELTRPKQDDLGRVKEWLKVLVAPGASLGGARPKANLLAEDGSLWIAKFPSAEDDYDVALWEKLLHDLAGECGLRVPESRIMRVGGGYHTFMVKRFDRCGDERRFFTSAMTMLGRVDTEDASYLELAEFIATYGEPGHLTHDLEELFTRVVFNVMTANRDDHLRNHGFLRSPAGWHLAPAFDLNPSFKKDEHVLSLDLIERRPDIETVFETACFYRLDAESARKIIDRVRKVVGGWRARARRLGLSAMECLSAEHLFVN; from the coding sequence ATGACTAGAGCCCGAAACGAAGAACTCTGGGTTTGGCTCGATGATCCGGCCTTCGGCCCTCTTCAGCGCATCGGGACCCTTTCGCGAGGCGATCGCGGCGCCATTCGCTTTGCCTACGAGCCAGCATGGCTCAAGCATGCTCATGCCTTTCCCCTCGACCCGGAAATTGATCTATTTCCCGGTGAGTTCTTCCCAGCCCAATCCAACTTCGGCGTGTTTATGGATTCATGCCCCGACCGCTGGGGGCAGGTTCTGATGAAACGCAGAGAGGCGATTGAGGCCAAGGAAGAAGGCCGGCCGCCGAAAACACTCGGGCCATGGGATTTCCTACTAGGGGTTCAGGACTGCACACGCATGGGCGCCCTGCGGTTTACCCTTCCGGGCGCCCCCACGTTTCTAGCCGACGAAGCCCTATCGGCGCCCCCCGTGGCCAGGATGGCCGAACTGGAACAGGTCGCATTCGAGTTGACCCGACCGAAGCAGGATGACCTTGGGAGGGTCAAGGAGTGGCTGAAAGTCCTCGTAGCCCCCGGCGCTTCTCTGGGCGGCGCACGCCCTAAAGCCAACCTGCTGGCAGAGGACGGCAGTCTCTGGATCGCCAAGTTTCCGTCGGCCGAGGACGATTACGACGTCGCCCTATGGGAAAAGCTGCTTCATGATCTGGCGGGAGAATGCGGCCTCCGTGTTCCCGAATCCCGCATCATGCGTGTCGGAGGGGGCTACCATACATTCATGGTCAAGCGGTTTGATCGTTGCGGCGACGAGCGACGCTTTTTCACCTCGGCCATGACCATGCTCGGGCGTGTCGATACCGAAGATGCGAGTTATCTGGAGTTGGCGGAATTCATCGCCACGTATGGCGAGCCCGGTCACTTGACGCATGATCTGGAGGAACTCTTCACCCGCGTCGTTTTCAACGTGATGACAGCCAACCGGGACGATCATTTGCGCAACCACGGCTTTCTCCGTAGCCCCGCTGGTTGGCATCTTGCCCCCGCCTTCGATCTTAACCCTTCCTTCAAGAAGGACGAACACGTCCTTTCCTTAGACCTCATTGAACGTCGCCCGGACATTGAGACTGTATTTGAAACAGCATGTTTTTATCGATTGGACGCTGAGAGCGCCAGGAAGATCATCGACAGGGTGCGAAAGGTGGTTGGGGGATGGCGGGCCAGAGCGCGCAGACTTGGCCTGTCCGCCATGGAATGCCTATCCGCGGAGCACTTGTTTGTCAATTAG
- a CDS encoding helix-turn-helix domain-containing protein: MPKKTTHIYPGSKRELEALGQRLREARLRRRFSVETVCVRADISRPTLYKVEKGDPSVALGIYVQVLRVLGLVDDLSLVAKEDAVGRRLQDESLPLRRRAPRRKGTTGNDND; this comes from the coding sequence ATGCCAAAGAAAACAACACACATTTATCCCGGCTCGAAACGGGAACTCGAAGCACTCGGACAACGGCTCCGGGAAGCGCGACTGCGCCGACGGTTTTCCGTGGAAACAGTCTGTGTCAGGGCCGACATTTCACGTCCGACGCTCTACAAGGTGGAAAAGGGCGACCCGTCCGTCGCCTTGGGCATCTACGTGCAGGTCCTGCGCGTATTAGGGTTGGTCGACGATTTGTCCTTGGTGGCTAAGGAGGATGCTGTCGGTCGGCGCCTTCAGGACGAGTCGCTGCCTCTGCGGCGCCGTGCCCCCCGACGTAAGGGCACAACAGGCAACGATAATGACTAG
- a CDS encoding metallophosphoesterase family protein, with translation MKLIAIGDIHGHLAKLERLLEIVGPETNDRLVFLGDFIDRGPDSKGVIDYLLSIADRFPATVFLRGNHER, from the coding sequence ATGAAGCTCATTGCAATCGGCGACATCCATGGACACTTGGCAAAACTGGAAAGACTGCTGGAGATCGTCGGGCCAGAAACAAATGATCGCCTAGTGTTCCTGGGCGACTTTATAGATAGGGGACCGGACAGCAAGGGGGTGATAGATTACCTTCTGAGCATTGCCGATCGTTTTCCTGCTACGGTTTTTCTGCGAGGAAACCATGAGAGATGA
- a CDS encoding radical SAM protein — protein MELARKKCDRLAGSFKRSSVYPSKWLFWGKFWYGLRSRYRKCRVSKFLTEILGPQYRRSRNFIEIDITYLCNLHCLNCNRSASQAPQTLHISMKRIEDFVDESIACKHRWDRIRVLGGEPTLHPQFHEIIERLLRYHKWNPGCLIEVVTNGYGEKVRSVLALLPKDIWIENSRKTGQVQSTFGPFNLAPCDDPSFSGADYRNGCAIMEECGMGLTPMGYYPCAIAGGIDRIAGWGVGYNKLPASEDDMLELVDRCCTFCGRFQSGHFIPKNLRPNLLETKMSASWLNLYRNWEETRKIS, from the coding sequence ATGGAATTGGCGCGAAAAAAATGTGACCGATTGGCGGGAAGCTTCAAACGAAGTTCAGTTTATCCGTCCAAATGGCTTTTTTGGGGGAAGTTTTGGTACGGTCTGCGCTCCAGGTATCGGAAATGTCGAGTTTCCAAATTCTTAACCGAAATACTGGGTCCACAGTACAGGCGTAGCCGGAATTTCATAGAGATCGATATTACTTACCTTTGTAACTTGCATTGCCTGAACTGCAACCGCTCAGCCTCACAAGCGCCTCAGACATTGCATATTTCGATGAAGAGAATTGAGGATTTCGTTGATGAATCGATTGCTTGCAAGCATCGCTGGGACCGCATCAGAGTCCTTGGCGGCGAACCTACCCTGCACCCCCAATTTCACGAAATCATAGAACGTCTGCTCAGATATCACAAATGGAACCCTGGTTGTTTGATTGAGGTTGTGACCAATGGTTACGGAGAGAAGGTCCGTTCTGTTTTGGCTTTACTGCCTAAAGATATCTGGATTGAAAATTCCAGAAAAACAGGGCAGGTTCAAAGCACCTTCGGCCCCTTCAACCTCGCACCATGCGATGATCCAAGCTTTTCTGGTGCAGACTACCGGAATGGCTGCGCGATTATGGAAGAATGTGGTATGGGGTTGACGCCGATGGGATACTATCCCTGTGCAATTGCTGGTGGCATCGACAGGATAGCGGGCTGGGGTGTCGGTTACAATAAGCTCCCTGCGTCAGAAGATGACATGCTGGAATTGGTTGATAGGTGTTGCACATTTTGCGGTCGGTTCCAATCAGGACATTTCATTCCAAAGAATCTTCGACCGAATTTGCTTGAAACCAAAATGTCAGCTTCTTGGTTGAATCTTTACAGAAATTGGGAAGAGACTAGGAAGATTAGCTAA
- a CDS encoding glycosyltransferase: MTSRPSYICAALVATKDRWELLTQRALPSIRSQTLSPDLVVLVNDGRPIEEDRLLELPKILGDIPIEIMPNKRSPGAAGAWNTGLRYLRNYGFDGYVAILDDDDEWDKDHIALNMFQARETGADLVVSGLRRVASGKAKPRMLPTGLQDSDFLRGNPGLQGSNTFVSLSALERAGDFTDGLPSMNDRDLAVRLLRSSIKVAYTKQWTATWHHGVERQTLSSPRSREKVLGLQWFWRRYSCEMNDEEIAAYLDRAFKCFGVTSEEVLDNWGIDGIGAKKM; encoded by the coding sequence ATGACAAGCAGACCGAGTTATATTTGCGCCGCCCTTGTTGCAACGAAGGACCGTTGGGAACTTCTGACGCAAAGGGCTTTGCCGAGCATTCGAAGCCAAACTCTGTCTCCCGATCTGGTTGTTCTGGTAAACGATGGTAGGCCTATAGAAGAAGATAGATTGCTTGAATTGCCAAAGATCTTGGGCGACATCCCGATCGAAATCATGCCTAACAAGAGAAGCCCAGGTGCGGCAGGCGCTTGGAATACCGGCTTGAGGTACCTGAGAAATTACGGATTTGATGGTTATGTCGCAATCCTTGATGATGACGATGAGTGGGACAAAGACCACATCGCGCTGAATATGTTTCAGGCTAGGGAAACGGGAGCGGACCTTGTCGTCTCAGGCCTTCGACGCGTCGCTTCGGGAAAGGCCAAACCACGCATGTTGCCAACCGGCCTGCAAGACTCTGATTTCCTGCGCGGGAACCCAGGCTTACAAGGATCCAATACCTTTGTTTCCTTATCTGCATTGGAGAGAGCCGGGGATTTTACCGATGGCTTGCCGAGCATGAACGACCGGGATCTGGCTGTCAGGCTACTGCGATCATCCATTAAAGTGGCATACACTAAGCAGTGGACAGCCACCTGGCATCATGGTGTCGAAAGACAAACGTTATCCTCTCCTCGCTCAAGGGAAAAAGTTCTAGGGCTTCAATGGTTCTGGCGAAGATACAGCTGTGAGATGAATGATGAAGAGATAGCTGCTTATCTTGATCGCGCTTTCAAGTGTTTCGGTGTGACGTCTGAAGAGGTTTTAGACAACTGGGGAATTGATGGAATTGGCGCGAAAAAAATGTGA
- a CDS encoding IS3 family transposase (programmed frameshift) — translation MKRQQRYTPEFRTEAVKMVTEQGLSQPEAAKRLSIPKGTLANWVAESRAANLSIAPGALSADELAKENSRLRKELAEARMERDILKKANGVLCQGVAARYAFMKQWRLHFPVTIMCRVFDVSRSGFYAWLTREPSQRAQEDERLKVAIKAAHKRTRESYSSRRLQPELAAEGFIAGRDRIARLRRELGIRCRQRRKFKATTNSKHNLPVAENLLEQTFTPSAPNEVWVSDITYIPTGEGWLYLAGIKDVFTCEIVGYAMAERMTQELTSRALFRAAQQKRPTAGLIHHSDRGSQYCSHDYQNLLVQFGMRPSMSRKGNCYDNAPMESFWGTLKNELVHHCRYATRAEAEASIREYIEIFYNRQRRHSRLGYLAPAVFLQNFNLQTAAA, via the exons ATGAAAAGACAGCAACGGTATACGCCTGAGTTTCGCACTGAGGCGGTGAAAATGGTAACGGAACAGGGTCTATCGCAGCCGGAAGCAGCCAAACGGCTTTCGATACCCAAGGGCACACTGGCGAACTGGGTAGCGGAATCCAGGGCAGCCAACCTTTCAATAGCGCCTGGGGCGCTTTCTGCCGATGAACTGGCGAAAGAAAATTCCCGGTTGCGCAAGGAGCTTGCCGAGGCCCGCATGGAGCGTGACATCTTAAAAAAGGCGA ACGGCGTACTTTGCCAGGGAGTCGCTGCCCGGTACGCGTTCATGAAGCAATGGCGACTCCACTTTCCCGTTACGATCATGTGTCGGGTTTTCGATGTGTCCCGCAGCGGCTTTTACGCCTGGCTGACACGAGAACCGTCCCAACGTGCGCAAGAAGATGAACGCCTCAAGGTTGCTATCAAGGCCGCCCACAAGCGTACTCGCGAGAGTTACAGCTCGCGGCGATTACAGCCGGAGCTGGCGGCTGAAGGTTTTATCGCCGGACGGGATCGCATTGCCCGGTTACGCCGGGAATTGGGCATAAGGTGTCGACAGAGGCGCAAATTCAAGGCGACAACGAATTCAAAACACAACCTGCCGGTGGCGGAAAACCTGCTGGAACAAACCTTTACCCCCAGCGCGCCGAATGAGGTCTGGGTTTCAGACATTACCTACATCCCTACTGGCGAGGGCTGGCTCTACCTGGCAGGGATTAAGGACGTATTCACCTGCGAAATCGTCGGCTACGCCATGGCGGAGCGCATGACGCAGGAGCTGACCAGTCGGGCGCTATTCCGGGCGGCGCAACAGAAACGGCCCACGGCCGGGCTGATCCACCATTCGGACCGTGGCAGCCAGTATTGCTCCCACGACTACCAAAATCTCCTTGTGCAGTTTGGTATGAGGCCGTCGATGTCACGCAAGGGCAATTGCTATGACAATGCACCGATGGAGAGCTTCTGGGGAACCCTCAAGAATGAACTGGTGCATCATTGCCGCTACGCGACCAGGGCCGAGGCTGAAGCCTCTATCCGGGAGTACATCGAGATATTCTACAACCGCCAACGGCGTCATTCGCGCCTTGGCTATTTGGCGCCGGCCGTGTTCTTGCAAAACTTCAACCTTCAGACAGCGGCCGCTTGA